A genomic region of Solanum dulcamara chromosome 2, daSolDulc1.2, whole genome shotgun sequence contains the following coding sequences:
- the LOC129872534 gene encoding MADS-box transcription factor PHERES 1-like, translating into MPRNKVNFTFIEDESKRKVSYQKRQKGLFKKCEELKTLWDVEVAAVVYGLYRNDPYIFPNNDAARPTFIKLKELPTLEKSKNMVTIEEFTEQRIDKLEEQLHKIRKENRVKKMTNEMYEVLSGKKVSADMHPYDQNDLSRVIKKNLKEVRELMRKNVDGEGSTSNASQPIVESMVTGRTNSGGPRDPSPLLFAQMFPPVGPILLS; encoded by the coding sequence ATGCCAAGAAACAAAGTTAACTTCACTTTCATTGAAGATGAGAGTAAAAGAAAAGTCTCATACCAGAAAAGACAAAAAGGTCTCTTCAAAAAGTGTGAAGAGCTCAAAACACTTTGGGATGTTGAAGTGGCTGCTGTTGTCTATGGTCTTTATAGAAATGACCCATATATATTTCCAAATAATGACGCTGCACGCCCCACTTTTATAAAGTTGAAGGAGTTGCCGACGTTGGAGAAATCCAAAAATATGGTGACAATAGAAGAGTTCACCGAGCAAAGGATCGATAAGTTAGAGGAACAACTAcacaaaataagaaaggaaaatagagTCAAGAAAATGACAAATGAGATGTATGAGGTGTTAAGTGGAAAAAAAGTTTCTGCTGACATGCACCCTTACGATCAGAATGACCTGAGTCGCGTGATCAAGAAAAACCTCAAAGAGGTTCGAGAATTAATGAGGAAAAATGTTGATGGAGAGGGTTCTACATCGAATGCCTCTCAACCCATTGTTGAATCAATGGTAACTGGTAGGACCAACTCTGGAGGGCCAAGGGATCCTTCTCCTCTATTGTT